The following coding sequences lie in one Lelliottia jeotgali genomic window:
- a CDS encoding Respiratory nitrate reductase beta chain translates to MKIRSQVGMVLNLDKCIGCHTCSVTCKNVWTGREGMEYAWFNNVETKPGIGYPKNWEDQEEGQGGWVRSITGKLTPRLGGRVGVLSKIFANPSLPGIDDYYEPFTFDYQDLHRAPEGDHLPTARPRSLISGKRMDKIVGGPNWDELLGGEFEKRARDRNFDKMQKEMYGQFENTFMMYLPRLCEHCLNPSCVATCPSGAIYKREEDGIVLIDQDKCRGWRMCISGCPYKKIYFNWKSGKSEKCIFCYPRIESGQPTVCSETCVGRIRYLGVLLYDADRIEEAASTEHETDLYERQCDVFLNPNDPAVIEEALKQGIAQNVIDAAQRSPVYKMAMDWKLALPLHPEYRTLPMVWYVPPLSPIQSYADAGGLPQTDSILPAVESLRIPVQYLANMLSAGDTGPVLRALKRMMAMRHYKRSQTVEGVTDTRAIDEVGLSVEQVEEMYRYLAIANYEDRFVIPTSHREMAADAFPEKNGCGFTFGDGCHGSDTKFNLFNSQRIDAINISEVREHGEGE, encoded by the coding sequence ATGAAAATACGCTCACAGGTCGGCATGGTACTGAATCTCGATAAATGCATTGGATGTCACACCTGCTCGGTGACGTGCAAAAACGTCTGGACCGGGCGCGAAGGCATGGAATATGCGTGGTTTAACAACGTCGAAACCAAACCGGGCATCGGCTACCCGAAAAACTGGGAAGATCAGGAAGAAGGACAAGGCGGCTGGGTGCGCAGTATCACCGGGAAACTCACGCCACGCCTCGGTGGACGTGTGGGCGTGCTGTCCAAAATCTTCGCCAACCCGTCGCTGCCGGGCATTGATGACTATTACGAACCCTTCACCTTTGACTATCAGGATCTGCACCGTGCGCCAGAGGGCGATCACTTGCCGACAGCACGCCCGCGATCGCTTATCAGCGGCAAACGGATGGATAAAATCGTCGGCGGCCCCAACTGGGACGAACTGCTCGGCGGCGAATTCGAAAAACGCGCCCGCGACCGTAACTTCGACAAGATGCAAAAGGAGATGTACGGCCAGTTCGAAAACACCTTCATGATGTATCTCCCGCGACTGTGCGAACACTGCCTTAACCCAAGCTGCGTCGCCACCTGCCCAAGCGGGGCTATCTACAAACGTGAAGAAGACGGCATCGTGCTGATCGACCAGGACAAATGCCGCGGCTGGCGCATGTGCATCAGCGGCTGTCCGTACAAAAAAATCTACTTCAACTGGAAGAGCGGCAAGTCGGAAAAATGCATCTTCTGCTATCCGCGCATTGAATCCGGCCAGCCCACCGTGTGCTCAGAAACCTGCGTCGGACGCATTCGCTATCTTGGCGTGCTGCTCTACGACGCAGATCGCATTGAAGAAGCAGCAAGTACCGAGCATGAAACGGATCTGTACGAGCGTCAGTGCGACGTGTTCCTGAATCCGAACGATCCGGCGGTGATTGAGGAAGCGCTGAAACAGGGAATTGCGCAGAACGTGATCGACGCGGCCCAGCGTTCTCCGGTCTACAAAATGGCGATGGACTGGAAGTTAGCCCTGCCGCTGCACCCGGAATACCGCACCCTGCCGATGGTCTGGTATGTTCCGCCATTGTCACCGATCCAGTCTTACGCCGACGCCGGTGGTTTGCCGCAAACCGACAGCATTCTGCCTGCCGTCGAAAGTCTGCGCATTCCGGTGCAGTATCTGGCGAATATGCTCAGCGCGGGCGATACCGGCCCGGTGTTGCGTGCCCTGAAACGCATGATGGCGATGCGCCACTACAAACGCTCGCAAACCGTGGAAGGCGTGACCGATACCCGCGCTATCGACGAAGTCGGCCTGAGCGTGGAACAGGTGGAAGAGATGTACCGCTACCTGGCGATCGCCAACTACGAAGACCGCTTCGTGATCCCAACCAGCCACCGTGAAATGGCTGCCGATGCCTTCCCGGAGAAAAACGGCTGCGGCTTTACCTTCGGCGACGGTTGCCACGGCTCCGACACCAAATTCAACCTGTTTAACAGCCAGCGCATTGACGCCATCAATATTTCCGAGGTGCGTGAACACGGGGAGGGAGAGTAA
- a CDS encoding Respiratory nitrate reductase delta chain produces MRILKIIALLIEYPDEALWESRDEALSLIAQDAPQLLPFAQQYLDAALLDQQAQWCEVFERGRATSLLLFEHVHAESRDRGQAMVDLMGQYEKAGLALDCRELPDYLPLYLEYLSLVTDAEAREGLQNVAPILALIGGRLKQRSVPQYQLFDALLALAASKLTSDSVTNQVATEQRDDTRQALDAVWEEEQVKFIEDNATACDSSPMQQYQRRFSQDVAPQYVDVSAGGPK; encoded by the coding sequence ATGCGAATTTTGAAAATTATCGCCCTGCTCATTGAATATCCCGACGAGGCGCTGTGGGAAAGCCGCGATGAAGCCCTTTCCCTGATTGCCCAGGATGCTCCGCAGTTGCTGCCCTTTGCGCAGCAGTATCTTGACGCGGCGCTGCTGGATCAACAGGCGCAATGGTGTGAAGTATTTGAGCGCGGGCGAGCGACGTCGCTGCTGCTGTTCGAGCATGTTCACGCTGAGTCCCGCGATCGCGGCCAGGCGATGGTGGATTTAATGGGCCAGTACGAGAAAGCCGGTTTAGCCCTCGACTGCCGCGAGCTGCCGGACTATCTGCCGCTGTATCTGGAATATTTGAGCCTCGTAACGGACGCCGAGGCGCGCGAAGGATTACAAAACGTCGCGCCGATTCTGGCGCTGATCGGCGGACGACTCAAACAGCGCAGTGTCCCGCAGTATCAGCTGTTCGACGCCCTGCTGGCGCTTGCGGCCAGCAAGCTAACAAGTGACAGTGTCACCAATCAGGTCGCAACTGAACAGCGGGATGACACTCGTCAGGCACTGGATGCCGTCTGGGAAGAGGAACAGGTGAAGTTTATCGAGGACAACGCCACGGCCTGCGACAGCTCGCCGATGCAGCAATATCAACGACGCTTTAGTCAGGACGTCGCGCCGCAGTACGTGGACGTCAGCGCCGGAGGCCCGAAATGA